One region of Aurantimonas sp. HBX-1 genomic DNA includes:
- a CDS encoding alkene reductase, producing MAQAKLFEPFDLGPIQLSNRVVMAPLTRSRATDDGDLKDMHVEYYRQRAGAGLIITEATNISPEGRGYAWTPGIFTDRQVADWKRVTDAVHEEGGKIVMQLWHVGRVSHPDLQPGGALPVAPSAVKPEMTAFTNDGMKDIPVPRALDKDELPRVVADYVKAAENAKAAGFDGVEIHSANGYLLDQFLRDGANQRTDEYGGSIENRMRFPLQVVDAVVGVWGPERVGIRISPVSPANDLRDSNPEPLFTRYVEELSKRKLVYLHVIEGETRGNRDPDKFKAWTLKEHFDGVYMGNNRYDRDLAIERVEKGETDLACIGRLFISNPDLVTRFVLNAPLAEWDEKTFYGGGEEGYIDYPSLSQEERARYAA from the coding sequence ATGGCACAGGCCAAACTGTTCGAACCCTTCGATCTCGGACCCATCCAGCTTTCCAACCGCGTCGTCATGGCGCCGTTGACCCGCAGCCGCGCCACCGACGACGGCGACCTCAAGGACATGCACGTCGAGTATTACCGCCAGCGCGCCGGCGCCGGGCTGATCATCACCGAGGCGACGAACATCTCGCCGGAGGGCCGCGGCTACGCCTGGACCCCCGGCATCTTCACCGACCGCCAGGTCGCCGACTGGAAGCGCGTCACCGACGCAGTCCACGAGGAAGGCGGCAAGATCGTCATGCAGCTATGGCACGTCGGGCGCGTTTCGCATCCCGACCTGCAGCCGGGCGGCGCGCTGCCGGTCGCCCCGTCGGCGGTGAAGCCGGAAATGACCGCCTTCACCAATGACGGCATGAAGGACATTCCGGTGCCGCGGGCGCTCGACAAGGACGAGCTGCCGCGCGTCGTCGCCGACTACGTCAAAGCGGCCGAGAACGCCAAGGCCGCCGGCTTCGACGGCGTCGAGATCCATTCGGCCAATGGCTACCTGCTGGACCAGTTCCTGCGCGACGGCGCCAACCAGCGCACCGACGAATATGGCGGCTCGATCGAGAACCGCATGCGCTTCCCGCTCCAGGTCGTCGACGCGGTCGTCGGCGTGTGGGGCCCCGAGCGCGTCGGCATCCGGATCTCGCCGGTGAGCCCGGCCAACGACCTGCGCGACAGCAATCCCGAGCCGCTGTTCACCCGCTATGTCGAGGAACTCTCGAAGCGCAAGCTGGTCTATCTGCACGTCATCGAGGGCGAGACCCGCGGCAACCGCGACCCGGACAAGTTCAAGGCGTGGACGCTGAAGGAGCATTTCGACGGCGTCTACATGGGCAACAACCGCTACGACCGCGATCTCGCGATCGAGCGGGTGGAGAAGGGCGAGACCGATCTCGCCTGCATCGGCCGGCTGTTCATCTCCAACCCCGACTTGGTGACGCGCTTCGTGCTCAACGCGCCGCTCGCCGAGTGGGACGAGAAGACGTTCTACGGTGGTGGCGAGGAAGGCTACATCGACTATCCGTCGCTCAGCCAGGAAGAGCGCGCGCGCTACGCGGCCTGA
- a CDS encoding 23S rRNA (adenine(2030)-N(6))-methyltransferase RlmJ: MNYRHAYHAGNFADVVKHVLLTRLIEYLKRKDKPFRVFDTHAGRGLYDLAADEAQRTGESRDGVDRLAPAAAELAADPLFAAYLEAIAPDLAGHRYPGSPLIARRLLRRQDRLSAYELHPADAAALRALFAGDVQVKAIELDAWLALGSHLPPKEKRGLVLIDPPFEKSSEIEDIAAGLARAYRRWPGGIYAVWYPLKRQAAVAALHRALAGLGAGEIVVAEFLREPYGPDERFVGTGLAVVNPPYVFAAEAEAILTRLVPLLGHGPTATARVFALPADKP, encoded by the coding sequence GTGAACTATCGGCATGCCTATCATGCGGGAAACTTCGCCGACGTGGTCAAGCATGTCCTGCTGACCCGGCTGATCGAATACCTGAAGCGCAAGGACAAGCCGTTCCGCGTCTTCGACACGCATGCCGGCCGCGGCCTCTACGATCTCGCCGCCGACGAGGCGCAGCGCACCGGCGAATCCAGGGACGGCGTCGACCGGCTCGCCCCGGCGGCGGCCGAGCTGGCGGCGGACCCGCTGTTTGCCGCCTATCTCGAGGCGATCGCGCCGGACCTTGCCGGGCATCGCTATCCCGGTTCGCCGCTGATCGCGCGCCGGCTGCTGCGCCGCCAGGACCGGCTGTCGGCCTACGAGTTGCACCCTGCCGACGCCGCGGCCTTGCGGGCGCTGTTCGCCGGCGACGTCCAGGTGAAGGCGATCGAGCTCGACGCCTGGCTGGCGCTCGGCTCGCATCTGCCGCCGAAGGAGAAGCGCGGCCTGGTGCTGATCGACCCACCCTTCGAGAAGAGCAGCGAGATCGAAGACATCGCCGCCGGCCTCGCCCGCGCCTATCGCCGCTGGCCGGGCGGCATCTACGCGGTCTGGTATCCGCTGAAGCGCCAGGCCGCCGTCGCGGCCCTGCACCGGGCCCTCGCCGGCCTCGGCGCCGGAGAGATCGTCGTCGCCGAATTCCTGCGCGAGCCCTACGGCCCGGACGAGCGCTTCGTCGGCACCGGACTCGCCGTCGTCAACCCGCCCTACGTGTTCGCGGCGGAGGCGGAAGCGATCCTGACGCGGCTGGTGCCGCTGCTCGGCCATGGCCCGACGGCAACAGCGCGGGTTTTTGCGCTTCCCGCCGATAAGCCGTAG
- a CDS encoding glutathione S-transferase family protein — protein sequence MRLYYAAASPFAAKVRMAASHCGFELDEVTVDTSAEPTDLLAANPLGKIPSLVTDDGCPVFDSSVICDLFDRMSGNQLVPQTLEAWRAVKTFEATVDGVIDALLLTVYEVRYRPEEKRYDGWVDKQTRKGERGLMVLDQRLDELTPELTTAHFALAGLLGWMNIRFPGKAAGEFPRLAAWLDDFCAAHPTMAGLVPHA from the coding sequence ATGCGTCTGTACTACGCCGCCGCCTCCCCCTTCGCCGCCAAGGTCCGCATGGCGGCCAGCCATTGCGGTTTCGAGCTCGACGAGGTCACCGTCGACACCTCCGCCGAGCCGACCGACCTCCTGGCCGCCAACCCGCTCGGCAAGATCCCCAGCCTGGTGACCGATGATGGCTGTCCGGTCTTCGACAGCAGCGTCATCTGCGACCTGTTCGACCGGATGAGCGGCAACCAGCTGGTGCCGCAGACGCTCGAGGCCTGGCGGGCGGTGAAGACCTTCGAGGCGACGGTCGACGGCGTCATCGATGCCCTGCTCCTGACCGTCTACGAGGTCCGCTACCGGCCCGAGGAAAAGCGCTATGACGGCTGGGTCGACAAGCAGACCCGCAAGGGCGAGCGCGGGCTGATGGTGCTCGACCAGCGGCTCGACGAGCTCACCCCCGAACTCACCACGGCGCATTTCGCGCTGGCCGGGCTGCTCGGCTGGATGAACATCCGCTTCCCCGGAAAGGCTGCCGGCGAGTTCCCGCGTCTTGCCGCCTGGCTCGACGATTTCTGCGCGGCCCATCCGACCATGGCCGGCCTCGTACCGCACGCCTAG
- a CDS encoding diguanylate cyclase produces MPEAHHLIVIWQSIGVMAVCALGFGILQQRMQDTLARGIVLGIIFGCGAVLSMLSPIVYATGLIMDARSILVGFAALFGGLPAAVVASAFAIICRAWIGGIGTPIGILGILVVAVMGLLWRGRRRDERVGAVPIASFAAFGLLSSFHLLLMLALPIPDPFGYFLRAWVIMTPVFIAGSVVMGMMMQREHNLVLREQALEREALTDPLTGLANRRALDGLLERAVVPARGETEGPSLLMVDVDHFKQVNDTFGHKEGDLALQQISAVLCATVRDGDTVSRYGGEEFCLLLPGTSQAAAMAVAEEIRQALARDSISLGGQCLHLTVSVGVASAPVSGGSATELFAAADRALYRAKRLGRNRVLADDGRDHGLDDRLLPFRRAQPEPELESTLP; encoded by the coding sequence ATGCCGGAAGCTCATCATCTTATCGTGATCTGGCAATCCATCGGCGTGATGGCGGTCTGCGCCCTGGGGTTCGGTATCCTGCAGCAACGCATGCAAGATACGCTCGCGCGCGGCATCGTGCTCGGGATCATCTTCGGATGTGGTGCGGTGCTCAGCATGCTGTCCCCGATCGTCTATGCCACAGGGCTGATCATGGATGCCCGTTCGATCCTCGTCGGCTTCGCCGCACTGTTCGGCGGACTGCCGGCCGCCGTCGTCGCGTCGGCGTTCGCCATCATCTGCCGGGCCTGGATCGGCGGCATAGGCACCCCGATCGGCATCCTCGGCATTCTGGTCGTTGCCGTCATGGGTCTGTTGTGGCGCGGGCGACGTCGGGACGAACGTGTAGGAGCGGTCCCGATCGCCAGCTTCGCCGCCTTCGGGCTCCTCTCCTCCTTCCATCTGCTGCTGATGCTCGCACTGCCGATCCCGGATCCCTTCGGCTACTTCCTCAGGGCCTGGGTCATCATGACCCCCGTCTTCATCGCCGGATCGGTCGTGATGGGGATGATGATGCAGCGCGAGCACAACCTCGTCCTGCGCGAACAGGCACTCGAAAGGGAGGCGCTGACCGACCCGCTGACCGGTCTCGCCAACCGCCGCGCCCTGGATGGCTTGCTCGAGCGCGCCGTGGTGCCGGCACGAGGCGAGACAGAGGGACCGAGCCTGCTGATGGTCGACGTGGACCATTTCAAGCAGGTGAACGACACGTTCGGCCACAAGGAAGGCGACCTGGCCCTGCAGCAGATATCGGCGGTCCTGTGCGCGACGGTGCGCGATGGCGACACCGTCTCGCGCTATGGCGGGGAAGAGTTCTGCCTGCTGCTGCCCGGCACGTCCCAGGCCGCCGCGATGGCCGTCGCCGAGGAGATCCGGCAGGCCCTCGCACGAGACAGCATTTCGCTTGGCGGACAGTGTCTCCACCTGACGGTCAGCGTCGGCGTGGCGTCGGCGCCGGTTTCGGGCGGATCCGCGACGGAACTTTTCGCGGCGGCCGATCGGGCGCTCTACCGGGCAAAGCGCCTCGGCCGCAACCGGGTGCTGGCCGATGACGGGCGGGACCACGGGCTCGACGACCGGCTCTTGCCGTTCCGGCGCGCCCAACCGGAGCCGGAACTCGAATCCACGCTTCCCTGA
- a CDS encoding outer membrane protein → MVKLRHLAAGAALVLLGTPAFAADAVTGESVPSPVTIGAAATPIYVWSGPYAGGFVGYNSANFDQSGGGSFDGDGFVGGVYAGYNLQTDRLVYGLEADIGGSGVGADGFNVATGSAISSDGNVFGSLRGRVGVAVDPFLVFATAGVAASRNELSLNGFSDEQTSVGYTVGAGVEAQVTDSITSRLEYRYSDYGSETYDLGNTSVSSGFDEHSIRAGIALKF, encoded by the coding sequence ATGGTGAAGCTTCGACATCTTGCCGCTGGTGCGGCGCTGGTGCTGCTCGGCACCCCGGCGTTCGCAGCCGATGCCGTGACGGGTGAGAGCGTGCCGTCCCCCGTGACGATCGGTGCGGCCGCGACACCGATCTATGTCTGGTCGGGCCCGTATGCCGGCGGCTTCGTCGGCTACAACAGCGCCAATTTCGACCAGAGCGGCGGCGGCAGCTTCGATGGCGACGGCTTCGTCGGCGGCGTTTATGCCGGCTACAATCTTCAGACCGACCGGCTGGTCTACGGTCTCGAGGCCGATATCGGCGGCTCAGGCGTCGGTGCGGACGGCTTCAATGTCGCGACGGGCTCGGCAATCTCGTCGGACGGCAACGTCTTCGGGTCGCTGCGGGGCCGCGTCGGCGTCGCGGTCGATCCGTTCCTCGTCTTCGCCACGGCGGGTGTCGCCGCGTCGCGCAACGAGTTGTCGCTGAACGGCTTCTCCGACGAGCAGACCAGCGTCGGCTACACCGTCGGCGCGGGCGTCGAGGCGCAGGTCACCGACAGCATCACCTCGCGGCTCGAGTACCGCTATTCCGACTACGGCAGCGAGACCTACGACCTCGGCAACACCTCCGTCTCGTCGGGTTTCGACGAGCACTCGATCCGGGCCGGTATCGCCCTCAAGTTCTGA
- the uvrC gene encoding excinuclease ABC subunit UvrC: protein MNEPADIDDLDDDDLAEEADATADAVAVTASSAELLASIEWDDAGGVAASGLTGVDLIVALAKRLPNRPGVYRMFGKDGEVLYVGKARSLKKRVVSYTRLGGHTQRIARMIRDTRQMEFVTTRTETEALLLEANLIKRLRPRFNVLMRDDKSFPYILVSEDHEAPAIMKHRGARSRKGSYFGPFASAGAVGRTINSLQRAFLLRTCTDSVYETRTRPCLLHQIKRCSAPCTGEISIADYRELVGEAKAFLSGRSSQIKSGLATAMQAASQDLDFERAAIYRDRLAALSHVQAHQGINPAGIEEADVFAIHQEGGLTCIQVFFFRTGQNWGNRAYFPKADPSLEPEAVLGAFLAQFYDDKPAPRLVLLPIAVEDEPLLADALSVRAERRVKIEVPARGLKKELVDHASSNAREALGRRLAETSSQARLLKGVQETFGLARTPRRIEVYDNSHIMGTAAVGAMIVAGPEGFVKNQYRKFNIKGVDITPGDDFAMMQEMLTRRFSRLLKEEAEAPMPEAATDDGGDDEEALSEAGLPAWPDLILIDGGKGQVSAVRSILEELGIADRVTMIGVAKGVDRDAGRERFVTGDREPFTLPPRDPVLYFLQRLRDEAHRFAIGTHRARRKKELVKNPLDEVEGIGPSRKRALLHHFGTAKAVSRAGLSDLLAVDGISAAMAKSIYDHFHERG from the coding sequence ATGAACGAGCCAGCCGACATCGACGATCTCGACGACGACGATCTTGCCGAGGAGGCGGACGCGACGGCCGACGCGGTCGCCGTCACCGCCAGCAGCGCCGAGCTCCTCGCCTCGATCGAGTGGGACGATGCCGGCGGCGTCGCGGCCAGCGGCCTGACCGGCGTCGACCTGATCGTGGCGCTGGCCAAGCGCCTGCCCAACCGGCCAGGCGTCTACCGCATGTTCGGCAAGGACGGCGAAGTCCTCTATGTCGGCAAGGCGCGCTCGCTGAAGAAGCGCGTCGTCAGCTACACACGACTCGGTGGTCACACCCAGCGCATCGCCCGGATGATCCGCGATACGCGGCAGATGGAATTCGTGACGACGCGCACCGAGACCGAGGCGCTGCTGCTCGAAGCGAATCTGATCAAGCGGTTGCGCCCGCGCTTTAACGTTCTGATGCGGGACGACAAGTCGTTCCCCTACATCCTGGTCAGCGAGGATCACGAGGCGCCGGCTATCATGAAGCACCGGGGGGCGCGGTCGCGGAAGGGCAGCTATTTCGGCCCGTTCGCCTCGGCCGGCGCGGTGGGCCGCACGATCAACTCGCTGCAGCGGGCCTTCCTGCTGCGGACCTGCACCGATTCCGTCTACGAGACGCGCACCCGGCCCTGCCTGCTGCACCAGATCAAGCGCTGCTCGGCGCCCTGCACCGGCGAGATCTCGATCGCCGACTATCGCGAACTGGTCGGCGAGGCGAAGGCGTTCCTGTCGGGCCGATCGAGCCAGATCAAGAGCGGCTTGGCGACGGCGATGCAGGCCGCCTCGCAGGATCTCGATTTCGAGCGGGCGGCGATCTATCGCGACCGGCTGGCGGCGCTGTCGCATGTCCAGGCGCACCAGGGCATCAACCCGGCGGGTATCGAGGAAGCCGACGTCTTCGCCATCCACCAGGAGGGCGGGCTCACCTGCATCCAGGTATTCTTCTTCCGCACCGGGCAGAACTGGGGCAACCGCGCCTATTTCCCCAAGGCCGATCCCTCGCTGGAGCCGGAAGCCGTGCTCGGGGCGTTCCTCGCGCAGTTCTACGACGACAAGCCGGCGCCGCGCCTGGTGCTGCTGCCGATCGCCGTCGAGGACGAGCCGCTGCTCGCCGACGCGCTGAGCGTGCGGGCCGAGCGGCGGGTCAAGATCGAGGTGCCGGCGCGCGGGCTGAAGAAGGAGCTGGTCGACCACGCATCGAGCAACGCCCGCGAGGCGCTCGGCCGGCGGCTCGCCGAGACGTCGTCGCAGGCGCGCCTGCTGAAAGGCGTGCAGGAGACCTTCGGCCTGGCGCGGACGCCGCGGCGGATCGAGGTCTACGACAACTCCCACATCATGGGCACCGCCGCGGTCGGCGCGATGATCGTCGCCGGGCCAGAGGGCTTCGTGAAGAACCAGTATCGCAAGTTCAACATCAAGGGCGTCGACATCACCCCCGGCGACGACTTCGCGATGATGCAGGAGATGCTGACGCGGCGGTTCTCGCGCCTGTTGAAGGAGGAGGCCGAGGCGCCGATGCCCGAGGCAGCGACGGACGACGGCGGCGACGACGAGGAGGCTCTGTCGGAGGCCGGCCTGCCGGCCTGGCCGGACCTCATCCTCATCGACGGCGGCAAGGGCCAGGTTTCGGCGGTGCGCAGCATCCTGGAAGAACTCGGCATCGCCGACCGGGTGACGATGATCGGCGTCGCCAAGGGCGTCGACCGCGATGCCGGCCGCGAGCGCTTCGTGACCGGCGACCGCGAGCCCTTCACCCTGCCGCCGCGCGACCCGGTGCTCTACTTCCTGCAGCGGCTGCGCGACGAGGCGCACCGATTCGCCATCGGCACCCACCGCGCCCGGCGGAAGAAGGAGCTGGTGAAGAATCCGCTCGACGAGGTCGAGGGCATCGGCCCGTCGCGCAAACGCGCGCTGCTGCACCATTTCGGTACCGCCAAGGCGGTCTCGCGCGCCGGTCTCAGCGACCTGCTCGCCGTCGACGGCATTTCCGCCGCGATGGCGAAGTCGATCTACGACCACTTCCACGAGCGGGGATGA
- the pgsA gene encoding CDP-diacylglycerol--glycerol-3-phosphate 3-phosphatidyltransferase has protein sequence MASRALSLPNLLTYARIVCVPLVVLCFFMEGQLRSPDYARWSALAIFVGASVTDFFDGYLARAWQQTSTIGRMLDPIADKLLVAAALLLLAADGTIAGWSIWAAIVILCREILVSGLREYLAELKVSVPVTRLAKWKTTIQMVAVGFLLAGPAGDKVFPYITDLGIGLLWVSALVTLYTGYDYFRAGLRHIDD, from the coding sequence ATGGCATCTCGGGCTCTCAGCCTTCCCAATCTCCTGACCTATGCGCGGATCGTCTGCGTCCCGCTGGTGGTGCTGTGCTTCTTCATGGAAGGCCAGCTTCGCAGTCCGGACTATGCCCGCTGGTCGGCACTGGCGATCTTCGTCGGCGCCAGCGTCACCGATTTCTTCGACGGCTATCTGGCGAGGGCCTGGCAGCAGACCTCGACGATCGGCCGCATGCTCGACCCCATCGCCGACAAGCTCCTGGTCGCCGCGGCGCTGCTGCTGCTGGCCGCCGACGGCACCATTGCCGGCTGGAGCATCTGGGCGGCGATCGTCATCCTGTGCCGCGAGATCCTGGTGTCGGGACTGCGCGAATATCTGGCGGAGCTGAAGGTCTCGGTGCCGGTCACCCGGCTCGCCAAGTGGAAGACGACGATCCAGATGGTGGCGGTCGGATTCCTGCTGGCCGGACCTGCCGGCGACAAGGTCTTCCCCTACATAACCGATCTCGGGATCGGCCTGCTGTGGGTGTCGGCGCTGGTGACCCTCTACACCGGCTACGACTACTTCCGCGCCGGCCTGCGCCACATCGACGACTGA
- the moaD gene encoding molybdopterin converting factor subunit 1 — protein sequence MKLAYFAWVRERIGLSEEEVELPAGVETVSDLLHWLKGRGPGYDAALQAPEIIRVAIDQEHVDHSEPLAGACEVALFPPMTGG from the coding sequence ATGAAGCTCGCCTATTTTGCCTGGGTCCGCGAACGCATCGGGCTGTCGGAAGAGGAAGTCGAGCTGCCGGCCGGCGTAGAGACCGTCAGCGATCTCCTGCACTGGCTGAAGGGCCGCGGCCCCGGCTATGACGCCGCGTTGCAGGCGCCGGAGATCATCCGGGTCGCCATCGACCAGGAACATGTCGACCATTCGGAGCCGCTCGCCGGGGCCTGCGAGGTGGCGCTTTTCCCCCCGATGACCGGCGGTTGA
- a CDS encoding molybdenum cofactor biosynthesis protein MoaE yields the protein MSEATIQPVVRIQAGRIDIAAEIAAVSGTGEVGAVVTFSGYCRDEGGRLKALELEHYPGMAEREIGRIAQEALSRWPLMGCTAIHRFGLVAPGEEIVFVACTAAHRQAAFDAASFLMDFLKTSAPFWKREHLIDGTTGGWVESRDTDDHAADRWHRL from the coding sequence ATGAGCGAGGCGACCATCCAACCGGTGGTGCGGATCCAGGCCGGCCGTATCGACATCGCCGCCGAGATCGCCGCCGTGTCGGGAACCGGCGAGGTCGGCGCCGTGGTCACCTTCTCCGGCTATTGCCGCGACGAGGGCGGCCGCCTGAAGGCGCTCGAACTCGAACACTATCCCGGCATGGCCGAGCGCGAGATCGGGCGCATCGCGCAGGAGGCGCTGTCGCGCTGGCCGCTGATGGGCTGCACGGCGATCCACCGTTTCGGCCTGGTCGCGCCCGGCGAGGAGATCGTCTTCGTCGCCTGCACCGCCGCGCACCGGCAGGCGGCCTTCGACGCGGCGTCCTTCCTGATGGACTTTCTCAAGACCAGCGCGCCGTTCTGGAAGCGCGAGCACCTGATCGACGGCACCACCGGCGGCTGGGTGGAATCGCGCGACACCGACGACCACGCCGCCGATCGCTGGCACCGGCTGTAG
- a CDS encoding cyclic nucleotide-binding/CBS domain-containing protein has product MKIRDRPEFRDKPKPLSFGPDVLVIDAAMQMAKRNIGSVMVIDGNQKLLGVVTERDILNRLVARERDPTTTRLDEIMTAGVRVAKADDDLIEWMRIMSNERFRRLPIVDDSGKVVSVMTQGDFVSYTWPNLLHQAREVTRNTVGRNYQILLVVGSVLLYSIILIVILTSFAGSR; this is encoded by the coding sequence ATGAAGATCAGGGATCGGCCGGAATTTCGCGACAAGCCCAAGCCGCTGAGCTTCGGCCCGGACGTGCTGGTGATCGACGCCGCCATGCAGATGGCCAAGCGGAACATCGGGTCGGTCATGGTGATCGACGGCAACCAGAAGCTGCTCGGCGTCGTCACCGAGCGCGACATCCTCAACCGCCTCGTCGCGCGCGAACGAGATCCGACCACCACACGGCTCGACGAGATCATGACCGCCGGCGTGCGCGTCGCCAAGGCCGACGACGACCTGATCGAATGGATGCGGATCATGTCGAACGAGCGCTTCCGCCGCCTGCCGATCGTCGACGACAGCGGCAAGGTAGTCTCGGTCATGACGCAGGGCGACTTCGTCTCGTACACCTGGCCGAACCTGCTGCATCAGGCCCGCGAGGTGACGCGCAACACGGTCGGCCGTAACTACCAGATCCTGCTCGTGGTCGGCAGCGTGCTGCTCTACTCGATCATCCTGATCGTCATCCTCACCTCGTTCGCCGGCAGCCGCTGA
- the ndk gene encoding nucleoside-diphosphate kinase yields MAVERTFSMIKPDATRRNLTGAITKMFEEAGFSVIASKRVWMSRREAEGFYAVHKERPFFGELVESMCSGPTVVQVLQGENAIARNREIMGATNPTDAAEGTIRKAFALSIGENSVHGSDAPETASQEIAYWFSETEIVG; encoded by the coding sequence ATGGCGGTCGAACGCACGTTCTCGATGATCAAACCGGATGCCACGCGCCGCAATCTCACGGGCGCCATCACCAAGATGTTCGAGGAGGCCGGCTTCTCCGTCATCGCCTCCAAGCGCGTCTGGATGAGCCGCCGCGAAGCCGAGGGCTTCTACGCCGTCCACAAGGAGCGGCCGTTCTTCGGCGAACTCGTCGAGTCGATGTGCTCGGGCCCGACGGTCGTCCAGGTGCTGCAGGGCGAGAACGCCATCGCGCGCAACCGCGAGATCATGGGCGCGACCAACCCGACGGACGCGGCCGAGGGCACGATCCGCAAGGCCTTCGCGCTGTCGATCGGCGAGAACTCGGTGCACGGCTCCGACGCGCCGGAGACCGCCAGCCAGGAAATCGCCTACTGGTTCTCCGAGACCGAGATCGTCGGCTGA